Proteins from a single region of Streptomyces sp. HUAS 15-9:
- a CDS encoding CATRA conflict system CASPASE/TPR repeat-associated protein, giving the protein MTTDLARSPIDQELVVHLYTALDGPYAPQGYEQIRRIWERCRDELGMDQPIAGTGLPTALPPDPRTLVPGRPAAAQELPTADFQAVVRREHDVVNLSVALAAPLGSASRRLRIGSASPPGWVEFDRWWAGLTADGTEALLGETRVYQAKFVGADIPPLDLAAAEVRRALPDGDNAPYWWQRGWTTEQGFAVWELSPDDTGPGRRIVVLAPQDQDAQLSAWTWSQGQPDMPPLCRYSLHAAKLRYQARVRGDGEVIGTLIRRVVERTEQLPELARRHPADAPAELGALRDDEARLALVHANVRDMLQTVRIAVDNMTKDRAGLFPTDRELAEWLPRQLGNDADYLTSARLRAEDLRRLLGPVPDAAGPQPGADTQRRPSQPSGDTQRGPSQPGGGSVRSSATPDEPRSARSPADGALGPVGLRMGFAVDIEGYSRRTSPEQSDLQFRLAHLVRQVLGGLGISLEETDHQGTGDGMNIFLPDKTELHRALPHVLRSWQDQLGADNRRFRDRMRLRLATVVGPVGIGALGYSGSGIIKVSRMLDSAVLRTALRNNPQVDFAALVSDPLYEYVVGEGYPGLDPEQFRRVRAEFKEYEAQAWLWLPA; this is encoded by the coding sequence ATGACGACGGACCTGGCCAGGTCGCCGATTGATCAGGAGCTCGTCGTCCATCTCTATACGGCGCTTGACGGACCGTATGCCCCGCAGGGGTACGAGCAGATACGCCGCATCTGGGAGCGCTGCCGGGACGAGCTCGGCATGGACCAGCCGATCGCCGGCACGGGCCTGCCGACCGCGCTGCCGCCCGATCCCAGAACCCTCGTTCCGGGAAGGCCCGCGGCCGCTCAGGAGCTCCCGACGGCGGACTTCCAGGCGGTGGTGCGGCGCGAGCACGACGTGGTCAACCTGTCGGTCGCTCTGGCGGCGCCGCTCGGGTCTGCCTCCAGACGCCTGCGCATCGGCTCGGCCTCGCCTCCCGGCTGGGTGGAGTTCGATCGGTGGTGGGCCGGGCTGACCGCCGACGGCACCGAGGCGCTGCTGGGCGAGACGCGTGTGTACCAGGCGAAGTTCGTCGGTGCGGACATCCCGCCGCTCGACCTCGCGGCCGCCGAGGTCCGCAGGGCTCTTCCCGACGGCGACAACGCTCCCTACTGGTGGCAGCGGGGCTGGACCACCGAGCAGGGCTTCGCCGTGTGGGAGCTCTCGCCGGACGACACCGGGCCCGGGCGGCGCATCGTCGTACTGGCCCCGCAGGACCAGGACGCACAGCTCAGCGCCTGGACGTGGAGCCAGGGGCAACCCGACATGCCACCCCTGTGCCGCTACTCCCTGCACGCGGCGAAGCTGCGCTACCAGGCCCGGGTCCGGGGCGACGGAGAGGTGATCGGCACCCTGATCCGGCGGGTCGTCGAACGTACCGAGCAGCTGCCCGAGTTGGCCCGTCGGCACCCGGCCGACGCCCCCGCCGAACTCGGTGCGCTGCGCGACGACGAGGCTCGACTCGCCCTGGTCCACGCCAATGTGCGGGACATGCTGCAGACCGTGCGCATAGCGGTCGACAACATGACCAAGGACCGGGCCGGCCTCTTCCCCACCGACCGGGAACTCGCCGAGTGGCTCCCCCGTCAACTCGGCAACGACGCCGACTATCTGACGAGCGCCCGCCTGCGCGCCGAGGATCTGCGCCGCCTGCTCGGCCCCGTACCCGACGCGGCCGGCCCTCAGCCGGGCGCCGATACCCAGCGGAGACCGTCTCAGCCGAGCGGCGATACCCAACGGGGGCCGTCTCAGCCGGGCGGCGGTTCCGTCCGCTCGTCCGCGACGCCCGACGAGCCCCGCTCCGCCCGCTCCCCCGCTGATGGCGCCTTGGGGCCCGTCGGACTCCGTATGGGGTTCGCCGTGGACATCGAGGGATACAGCCGCCGCACGTCCCCGGAACAGAGCGACCTGCAATTCCGGCTCGCCCACCTCGTCCGGCAGGTCCTCGGAGGTCTGGGCATCTCCCTGGAGGAGACCGACCACCAGGGCACCGGAGACGGGATGAACATCTTCCTCCCGGACAAGACGGAACTGCACCGGGCACTGCCGCACGTACTGCGTTCCTGGCAGGACCAACTCGGCGCCGACAACCGCCGTTTCCGCGACCGGATGCGCCTGCGCCTGGCCACCGTCGTGGGACCGGTCGGAATCGGCGCCCTCGGCTACTCGGGCAGCGGCATCATCAAGGTCAGCCGCATGCTCGACAGCGCGGTCCTGCGCACCGCTCTCCGGAACAATCCGCAGGTCGACTTCGCCGCCCTGGTCTCCGACCCGCTCTACGAGTACGTCGTCGGGGAGGGCTATCCGGGGCTGGACCCGGAGCAGTTCCGGCGTGTGCGCGCCGAGTTCAAGGAGTACGAGGCACAGGCGTGGCTGTGGCTTCCCGCCTGA
- the yaaA gene encoding peroxide stress protein YaaA — protein MLVLLPPSEGKASSGRGAPLKPESLSLPGLGAAREAVLGELVELCAGDEEKAREVLGLSEGLRGEVAKNTVLRTAGARPAGEIYTGVLYDSLGLASLDTAAKRRAARSLLVFSGLWGALRVTDRIPSYRCSMGVKLPGLGALGTHWRTAMAPVLPEVAGGGLVLDLRSSAYAAAWKPKGEVAGRTATVRVLHAPTRKVVSHFNKATKGRIVRSLLSSGSAPEDPARLVEALRDLGYVVEAESPAQAGQAWSLDVLVTEIH, from the coding sequence GTGCTCGTCCTGCTGCCTCCCTCCGAAGGCAAGGCGTCCTCGGGCCGTGGCGCCCCCCTGAAGCCGGAGTCGCTGTCCCTGCCGGGGCTCGGCGCCGCCCGTGAGGCCGTGCTGGGCGAGCTCGTCGAGCTGTGCGCGGGTGACGAGGAGAAGGCGCGCGAGGTGCTCGGGCTGAGCGAGGGGCTGCGGGGCGAGGTCGCGAAGAACACGGTGCTGCGGACGGCCGGGGCCCGCCCGGCCGGGGAGATCTACACGGGTGTCCTGTACGACTCCCTCGGCCTGGCCTCCCTCGACACGGCCGCCAAGCGGCGTGCCGCGCGCTCGCTGCTGGTCTTCTCCGGACTGTGGGGCGCCCTACGGGTGACCGACCGAATCCCCTCCTACCGCTGCTCGATGGGCGTGAAGCTGCCGGGCCTCGGGGCCCTGGGCACGCACTGGCGCACGGCCATGGCGCCGGTGCTTCCCGAGGTGGCGGGCGGCGGCCTGGTCCTCGACCTGCGATCCTCCGCGTACGCGGCCGCCTGGAAGCCGAAGGGTGAGGTCGCGGGGCGCACCGCGACCGTGCGGGTGCTGCACGCTCCGACCCGGAAGGTCGTCAGCCACTTCAACAAGGCGACGAAGGGGCGGATCGTGCGGAGCCTGCTGTCGTCGGGGTCCGCGCCGGAGGACCCGGCCCGGCTGGTCGAGGCGTTGCGCGATCTCGGGTACGTGGTGGAGGCGGAGTCGCCCGCGCAGGCGGGGCAGGCATGGTCGCTGGACGTGCTGGTGACGGAGATTCACTGA
- a CDS encoding MerR family transcriptional regulator, with product MRIGELATAVGVTTRTVRHYHHLGLLPEPERRPNGYRSYTLRHAVVLARIRRLTELGLGLAEVRDVLAEDAGKDLVEVLTELDEDLARQEKEIRERRARLRALLDAGELTAHDPVSPELAALLAGMAPAYDSPMAAKDREILALIDTGAPAPEKERMMSALRGVLDDPDALARAQEAYALLDRLADADRDDPRVAETARSLAACIPRDLLPEEQIDLPHSRLRSTGGTPTAAVLRAVYADLAPAQAEAIRRALRILTGGRP from the coding sequence ATGCGGATCGGAGAACTCGCCACCGCCGTGGGCGTCACCACGCGCACCGTGCGGCACTACCACCACCTGGGCCTGCTGCCCGAGCCCGAGCGCCGGCCGAACGGCTATCGGAGCTACACCCTCCGGCACGCCGTCGTACTCGCCCGGATCCGGCGGCTGACCGAGCTGGGGCTCGGCCTGGCCGAGGTGCGGGACGTGCTCGCGGAGGACGCCGGCAAGGACCTCGTCGAGGTGCTCACCGAACTCGACGAGGACCTGGCCCGGCAGGAGAAGGAGATCCGGGAGCGCCGGGCCCGGCTGCGGGCGCTGCTGGACGCGGGTGAGCTGACCGCCCACGATCCCGTCTCCCCCGAACTGGCCGCGCTGCTCGCCGGGATGGCGCCCGCGTACGACTCCCCCATGGCCGCCAAGGACCGCGAGATCCTCGCGCTGATCGACACCGGGGCACCCGCGCCGGAGAAGGAACGGATGATGTCCGCCCTGCGCGGCGTCCTGGACGACCCGGACGCCCTGGCCCGCGCCCAGGAGGCGTACGCGCTGCTGGACCGGCTGGCGGACGCCGACCGGGACGACCCGCGCGTGGCGGAGACGGCCCGTTCCCTCGCCGCCTGCATCCCGCGGGATCTGCTGCCCGAGGAACAGATCGATCTCCCCCACTCTCGACTTCGCTCGACCGGGGGGACCCCCACCGCCGCGGTCCTCCGTGCCGTCTACGCCGACCTGGCGCCCGCCCAGGCGGAGGCGATCCGCCGCGCGCTGCGGATTCTCACCGGGGGACGGCCATGA
- a CDS encoding CATRA system-associated protein, protein MTGRQTIDDETRTDVLEVLGDLLEWRLSPQRWDRVQALVDELAEALAAGDGDGVRDVTSELELSGPVRITRIGADPVIPAPPHTRDQANHLVHSLGGPPPQGAEPGVGTVTRGGGDDDGPGQVAD, encoded by the coding sequence GTGACGGGTCGGCAGACGATCGACGACGAGACGCGAACCGACGTGTTGGAGGTGCTGGGCGATCTGCTCGAATGGAGGCTCTCGCCCCAGCGTTGGGACCGGGTGCAGGCCCTTGTGGACGAGCTCGCCGAAGCGCTGGCGGCCGGTGACGGCGACGGTGTACGCGACGTCACCTCCGAACTCGAGCTGTCCGGGCCGGTGCGGATCACCAGGATCGGTGCCGACCCGGTGATCCCGGCCCCGCCGCACACCCGGGACCAGGCGAATCATCTGGTCCACTCGCTCGGTGGCCCGCCGCCGCAGGGCGCCGAGCCCGGCGTAGGCACCGTCACCCGGGGAGGTGGCGATGACGACGGACCTGGCCAGGTCGCCGATTGA
- a CDS encoding Pycsar system effector family protein: MDNAWRTLQIVTDWIKHAEAKAAVTLTAAGVIGGILYSLVTTTSPRNLPFDLAASLGAALTAGSAMAAGLVLRPRRKTNGNNGNNEQPPNLLFFEHIARAYRSPEDGYTQALSRLLADDRKLTTAVAEQIWANAHVARQKYFWSSIGTVLLLYAFASVLLTATLGVLGDAT; the protein is encoded by the coding sequence GTGGACAACGCCTGGCGAACGCTCCAGATCGTCACCGACTGGATCAAGCACGCCGAAGCCAAGGCGGCGGTGACGCTCACCGCGGCGGGAGTCATCGGAGGCATCCTGTACAGCCTGGTCACCACCACATCCCCGCGCAACCTCCCCTTCGACCTCGCCGCATCCCTGGGCGCTGCGCTGACCGCGGGCTCGGCGATGGCCGCCGGCCTGGTCCTGCGCCCGCGCAGGAAGACCAACGGGAACAACGGGAACAACGAGCAGCCACCCAACCTGCTGTTCTTCGAACACATCGCCCGCGCCTACCGCTCCCCCGAGGACGGCTACACCCAAGCGCTCTCACGCCTCCTGGCCGACGACAGAAAACTGACCACCGCCGTCGCCGAACAGATCTGGGCCAACGCGCACGTCGCCCGCCAGAAGTACTTCTGGAGCAGTATCGGCACCGTCCTGCTCCTGTACGCCTTCGCGTCCGTACTCCTGACCGCGACCCTCGGCGTACTCGGCGACGCGACGTAA
- a CDS encoding AraC family transcriptional regulator, whose protein sequence is MPEQARWTRARLGRCGPRLDLLTARFDKHVYAPHAHDEFTIGVCVGGSEVIDYRGGHIRTGPGSIVVLAPGEVHTGGPATPTEGYAYRALYADPALLADGTLGGLPHFREPLVDDPELATAFRLAHAELARCPDPLEAEARLPWLLTALARRHSTARPASDHLPGAHGVALTVRDRLADELLEPPSLAALATDLGLSRYQLLRAFRTTMGMPPYAWLAQYRVTRARTLLDSGLRPAEVAPLVGFADQAHLTRWFRRVLGVTPAAYRNSVQDTRW, encoded by the coding sequence ATGCCGGAGCAGGCGCGATGGACGCGAGCGAGGCTGGGCCGCTGCGGACCCCGGCTCGACCTCCTCACGGCCCGTTTCGACAAACACGTCTACGCCCCGCACGCCCACGACGAATTCACCATCGGCGTGTGCGTCGGCGGCTCCGAGGTGATCGACTACCGAGGCGGCCACATCCGTACCGGCCCGGGCTCCATCGTCGTACTGGCCCCTGGCGAGGTGCACACGGGCGGCCCCGCCACACCCACGGAGGGCTACGCCTACCGCGCCCTGTACGCCGACCCCGCCCTGCTGGCCGACGGCACCCTCGGGGGCCTCCCGCACTTTCGCGAGCCGCTCGTCGACGACCCCGAACTGGCCACCGCCTTCCGGCTCGCCCACGCCGAACTCGCCCGCTGCCCCGACCCCCTGGAGGCCGAGGCGCGCCTCCCCTGGCTGCTCACGGCCCTGGCCCGGCGCCACTCCACGGCGAGACCGGCGTCGGACCATCTCCCGGGCGCGCACGGCGTAGCGCTGACGGTCCGTGACCGTCTGGCCGACGAACTGCTGGAGCCGCCCTCGCTGGCCGCCCTCGCCACCGACCTGGGCCTGTCCCGGTACCAACTCCTGCGCGCGTTCCGTACGACGATGGGCATGCCCCCCTACGCCTGGCTCGCCCAGTACCGGGTGACCCGGGCCCGCACCCTGCTGGACTCGGGCCTGCGCCCGGCCGAGGTGGCGCCCCTGGTGGGTTTCGCGGACCAGGCGCACCTCACCCGCTGGTTCCGCCGGGTGCTGGGGGTGACGCCGGCGGCGTACCGCAACAGCGTTCAAGACACCCGGTGGTGA
- a CDS encoding RNB domain-containing ribonuclease → MPRRHISVTGAPEAPLRAAFTALRAALGVPRNFPAEVLAEAERAAKAPAPPAYDATDIPFFTIDPPGSTDLDQAIHLSPRDGGHRVRYAIADVAAFVVPGGVLDAETHRRATTLYFPDGKVPLHPGVLGDGAASLLPDQDRPAVLWTVDLDADGRQRAVDVRRALVRSRARFDHEGVQKQIDTGTAEVPVALLKEIGETRERLEAERGGISLQVPEQQIVQSDHRYAPAYRAPLPVEAWNAQLSLLTGMAAAQVMLAHGTGVLRTLPAAPGGAVARLRRTAHALRIDWPHHMSYAALIRSLDPHRPRHAAFLQECTTLLRGAGYTVFRNGALPALTTHAAVAAPYAHCTAPLRRLADRYATEICLAAAAGHSSPDWVLAALDELPRWMAEGSRRAATVERECVDIVEAALLMDRVGDVFDGCVVDVDEDRPTVGTVQLESPAVIGRIEGDRLPLGERLRVRLVQADPGAAKVLFAPA, encoded by the coding sequence ATGCCCCGCCGCCACATCAGCGTGACCGGCGCCCCCGAAGCCCCTCTCCGGGCCGCCTTCACCGCGCTCCGTGCCGCACTGGGAGTTCCCCGGAACTTCCCGGCCGAGGTGCTCGCCGAGGCCGAGCGGGCCGCGAAGGCCCCCGCCCCGCCGGCGTACGACGCCACCGACATCCCCTTCTTCACCATCGACCCGCCCGGCTCCACCGACCTCGACCAGGCGATCCATCTGTCCCCCCGGGACGGCGGCCACCGCGTCCGCTACGCCATCGCCGACGTCGCCGCCTTCGTCGTACCCGGCGGCGTGCTCGACGCGGAGACCCACCGGCGGGCGACCACCCTCTACTTCCCGGACGGCAAGGTCCCGCTGCACCCCGGCGTCCTCGGCGACGGCGCCGCAAGCCTCCTCCCGGACCAGGACCGCCCGGCCGTCCTGTGGACCGTCGACCTCGACGCGGACGGCCGTCAGCGCGCCGTCGACGTCCGCCGGGCCCTGGTCCGCAGCCGCGCCAGGTTCGACCACGAGGGCGTGCAGAAGCAGATCGACACCGGCACCGCCGAGGTCCCGGTCGCGCTGCTCAAGGAGATCGGCGAGACCCGCGAGCGACTGGAGGCCGAGCGCGGCGGCATCTCGCTCCAGGTGCCCGAGCAGCAGATCGTCCAGAGCGACCACCGCTACGCCCCGGCCTACCGCGCCCCCCTCCCCGTCGAGGCCTGGAACGCCCAGCTCTCCCTGCTCACCGGCATGGCGGCGGCCCAAGTGATGCTGGCCCACGGGACCGGCGTCCTGCGCACCCTCCCGGCCGCCCCGGGCGGCGCCGTGGCCCGGCTGCGCCGTACCGCGCACGCCCTGCGCATCGACTGGCCGCACCACATGTCCTACGCGGCACTGATCCGCTCCCTCGACCCGCACCGCCCCCGGCACGCGGCCTTCCTCCAGGAGTGCACGACCCTGCTGCGCGGCGCGGGCTACACCGTCTTCCGGAACGGCGCCCTGCCCGCGCTCACCACGCACGCCGCAGTCGCCGCCCCCTACGCCCACTGCACGGCCCCGCTGCGCCGGCTCGCCGACCGCTACGCCACCGAGATCTGCCTCGCGGCCGCCGCCGGACATTCCTCGCCGGACTGGGTGCTCGCCGCGCTCGACGAACTGCCCCGGTGGATGGCCGAGGGCTCCCGGCGCGCGGCCACCGTGGAGCGGGAGTGCGTCGACATCGTCGAGGCCGCGCTGCTGATGGACCGGGTCGGGGACGTCTTCGACGGATGCGTGGTCGACGTGGACGAGGACCGGCCCACCGTGGGGACCGTGCAGCTCGAGTCGCCCGCCGTCATCGGCCGGATCGAGGGCGACCGCCTCCCCCTGGGGGAGCGGCTGCGGGTCAGGCTCGTGCAGGCGGATCCGGGAGCGGCGAAGGTGCTGTTCGCGCCTGCCTGA
- a CDS encoding CHAT domain-containing protein, with the protein MSMDTGEPDLLAEMAGMLTGSAAQDGQARGTALAWFSSAGAALSERLESSADAGDDERTVALAQHLVHFLIAVQDWAALETTSRLGLAGAARLGTDPVRMDLLQSLGVALQHQGRDADAEPVFQEVADLATDLDDQPVRASALAHLGQLHHRRGDLARAAALLQQAALAYRTARHPRGEARTSGDLAPLLHALGDPDQAADYSARARRLFHAMGDRLNEARSLRLVAAAQAEAGADEEALRTLRVAVEMFDADGAAPDAAEALHTAARLHRRRGDTPAARAAAREALDRTRATGAPAREMEELHAVLEAEEAVAALLTAETKEERDAAVTGHPALLGGLALQMLVNRRDAIGSVPDAVRPVPDATGGRAGEGRLDAALDHLAALPDGALAEWCRIDWAELCRVAGDNAEPLPSGLSEPLRQRLLTDRPDRRGALLTEALALVPADRHPGAHGLLLAELAQLYATSSGGDPEGHDQSIRLAEQAARLLNRPESRDKWAVVQAFLGSAWRSRPRGNKAENIAQAQRALRGALTFFRRSTSPVEWAATVANLANAYWECPADRTRNLRRALHRHLAALTVFTREDFPDRWAIAQSNIGLVLSEPALAADPDALELGRRHLEQAVRMPELSGPARAHALVNLSRCYRMRLQGDHDANQSTALHHAQQAFALYEESRLPLDMANAATAIADALANTAVRSGSAALDEAVAWYRRGLELAPADEDPLMHASIADNLANTLVQRREVTAEELDTAILLHTTALETYEAHGDHHEAARARYNLAATLRRGDRPDTERAVQLLESSLETRTPDTVPLEWAESATELARAWLTSLSPEGRGDRVARAVGLLTEVVSFVPSASAPDHARRAWGLLGDAHAETGAWPAAADAYERALEAAENLYRITVLPGGKEAELVQTADLPREAAHALVRAGRPERAVAVMEQSRARDLGDRLQRDRVELDVLGREHPDVVADFRSAVRRVRTVEARRRADRGTAESGAPRRLRAAMTDAQAQLTAATEAVRALPGFHDFLRSAPMAAVRRAVADGPPLVYLITARHGSVALLVQGLPEEPGIRIDVVQAPLSEPELLLALAAHPSLEEDEDLRPLLDLLGTRLMAPLAKRLRSLDVSRVVLVTTGILGVLPVHAARIPVEVPVEETTRCLFDDVAVSYTPSARVLIAARTTATEHPYRTPRLLGVAEPHPCEPPLPWAGPELDAVRGLFTDPGRTLTGADATKENLLQALPAATHLHFAGHGYYDSADPVASSLELADGDRLTLRELLDGQALAGIRLVVASACRTAVTDMTRLPDEAIGLPAGLVQSGAAGVVGSLWEVNDRSTALLIARFYAYHLLGAPEQHEPPMPPAVALARAQSWLRDADTVELNRFAASVGLRRARATYAERPSHWAAFVLVGEG; encoded by the coding sequence ATGAGCATGGACACCGGGGAGCCGGACCTGCTCGCCGAGATGGCGGGCATGCTGACCGGCTCCGCCGCACAGGACGGACAGGCGCGCGGTACCGCCCTTGCCTGGTTCTCGTCCGCCGGAGCAGCGCTGTCGGAGCGGCTGGAGTCGTCGGCCGACGCGGGAGACGACGAGCGGACCGTCGCACTGGCACAGCATCTGGTGCACTTCCTGATCGCCGTACAGGACTGGGCCGCTCTGGAGACGACCAGCCGTCTCGGCCTCGCGGGCGCGGCGCGCCTCGGAACCGACCCGGTGCGTATGGACCTGCTCCAGAGCCTGGGGGTCGCGCTGCAGCACCAGGGACGGGACGCCGACGCCGAGCCGGTGTTCCAGGAGGTCGCCGACCTCGCCACCGACCTGGACGACCAGCCGGTCCGTGCCTCGGCACTGGCCCACCTCGGACAACTCCACCACCGCCGTGGTGACCTGGCCCGGGCCGCGGCCCTGCTGCAGCAGGCGGCGCTGGCCTACCGCACCGCCCGCCATCCGCGCGGCGAGGCCCGGACGTCGGGTGATCTGGCTCCGCTTCTGCACGCGCTCGGCGACCCGGACCAGGCGGCCGACTACTCGGCCCGCGCCCGGCGCCTCTTCCACGCCATGGGCGACCGGCTGAACGAGGCGCGGTCCCTGCGGCTCGTCGCGGCGGCCCAGGCCGAGGCGGGCGCCGACGAGGAGGCACTGCGCACCCTCCGGGTCGCCGTCGAGATGTTCGACGCCGACGGCGCCGCCCCCGACGCGGCAGAGGCGCTGCACACCGCCGCACGTCTGCACCGGCGGCGCGGAGACACACCCGCCGCGCGGGCCGCCGCACGCGAAGCCCTGGACAGGACACGCGCCACCGGTGCGCCCGCCCGCGAAATGGAGGAGCTCCACGCCGTCCTGGAGGCGGAGGAGGCCGTGGCCGCTCTGCTCACCGCCGAGACGAAGGAGGAACGGGACGCGGCCGTCACGGGTCATCCCGCACTGCTCGGCGGGCTGGCGCTGCAGATGCTCGTCAACCGGCGGGACGCGATCGGCTCGGTTCCGGACGCGGTCCGGCCTGTTCCGGACGCGACGGGCGGGCGGGCCGGAGAAGGCCGTCTGGACGCGGCACTGGATCACCTCGCGGCCCTGCCCGACGGCGCTCTGGCCGAGTGGTGCCGGATCGACTGGGCGGAGCTGTGCAGGGTCGCCGGGGACAACGCCGAGCCGCTGCCGTCCGGCCTGTCCGAACCGCTGCGGCAGAGGCTGCTCACGGACCGCCCCGACCGGCGCGGCGCCCTGCTCACCGAGGCGCTCGCACTCGTCCCCGCCGACCGCCATCCAGGAGCACACGGACTCCTCCTCGCCGAACTCGCCCAGCTGTACGCCACGAGCTCCGGCGGTGACCCCGAGGGCCACGACCAGTCGATCCGGCTCGCCGAGCAGGCGGCCCGGCTGCTGAACCGGCCGGAGAGCCGGGACAAGTGGGCCGTGGTCCAGGCCTTCCTGGGATCGGCCTGGCGCTCCCGCCCGCGTGGGAACAAGGCCGAGAACATCGCACAGGCACAGCGTGCCCTCCGCGGCGCCCTCACCTTCTTCCGCCGTTCCACCAGCCCCGTGGAGTGGGCGGCGACCGTCGCCAACCTGGCAAACGCCTACTGGGAGTGCCCGGCCGACCGGACCCGCAACCTGCGCCGTGCGCTGCACCGCCACCTCGCAGCCTTGACCGTGTTCACCCGGGAGGACTTCCCGGACCGTTGGGCGATCGCGCAGAGCAACATCGGTCTCGTCCTGTCCGAACCGGCGCTCGCCGCGGACCCCGACGCACTGGAACTCGGCCGGCGCCACCTCGAACAAGCAGTACGGATGCCTGAACTCAGCGGCCCCGCACGCGCCCACGCGCTGGTCAACCTGAGCCGCTGCTACCGGATGCGGCTCCAGGGCGACCACGATGCCAACCAAAGTACGGCCCTGCACCACGCGCAGCAGGCCTTCGCGCTCTACGAGGAGTCACGGCTCCCGCTCGACATGGCGAACGCCGCCACCGCCATCGCCGACGCCCTGGCCAACACCGCCGTCCGCAGCGGCTCGGCCGCCCTCGACGAGGCGGTCGCGTGGTACCGACGCGGCCTCGAACTGGCCCCCGCGGACGAGGACCCCCTCATGCACGCCTCCATCGCGGACAACCTGGCCAACACCCTCGTCCAGCGCCGCGAGGTCACGGCCGAGGAACTCGACACCGCGATCCTGCTCCACACGACGGCGCTGGAGACGTACGAAGCGCACGGCGACCACCACGAAGCGGCACGCGCCCGCTACAACCTGGCCGCCACCCTGCGCCGCGGGGACCGGCCCGACACCGAGCGAGCCGTCCAACTGCTGGAAAGCAGCCTCGAGACACGCACACCGGACACGGTGCCCCTGGAGTGGGCCGAGTCCGCCACCGAGCTGGCCAGGGCCTGGCTGACCTCTCTCAGCCCCGAGGGCAGGGGCGACCGGGTCGCCAGGGCGGTGGGGCTCCTCACCGAGGTCGTGTCGTTCGTCCCGTCGGCGAGCGCGCCCGACCACGCCCGGCGCGCCTGGGGCCTGCTGGGCGACGCGCACGCCGAGACCGGGGCCTGGCCCGCGGCGGCCGACGCCTACGAGCGGGCTCTCGAAGCGGCTGAGAACCTCTACCGGATCACCGTGCTGCCCGGCGGCAAGGAGGCAGAACTCGTCCAGACCGCCGACCTTCCCCGAGAGGCCGCCCACGCCCTGGTCCGTGCCGGGCGCCCGGAGCGCGCGGTCGCCGTCATGGAGCAGAGCCGGGCCCGGGACCTGGGCGACAGACTGCAGCGCGACCGCGTCGAACTGGACGTCCTGGGCCGGGAACACCCCGACGTCGTGGCCGACTTCCGCTCAGCCGTGCGGCGCGTTCGGACGGTGGAGGCCCGCCGGCGTGCCGACCGGGGCACGGCCGAGTCCGGCGCCCCGCGCCGCCTGCGCGCCGCGATGACGGATGCGCAGGCGCAGCTCACCGCCGCCACCGAAGCCGTCCGGGCCCTGCCCGGCTTCCACGACTTCCTGCGATCGGCGCCGATGGCGGCCGTGCGCCGGGCCGTGGCCGACGGACCTCCGCTGGTCTACCTCATCACGGCACGACACGGCAGTGTGGCCCTCCTCGTCCAGGGGCTGCCGGAGGAACCCGGAATCCGTATCGACGTCGTACAAGCACCGCTGTCCGAACCGGAGTTGCTCCTTGCGCTCGCCGCACACCCGTCGCTGGAGGAGGACGAGGACCTACGGCCGTTGCTCGACCTGCTGGGCACCCGGCTGATGGCTCCGCTGGCGAAGCGCCTGCGCTCCCTGGACGTCAGCCGTGTCGTCCTGGTGACCACCGGCATCCTCGGCGTCCTGCCCGTCCACGCCGCCCGTATTCCAGTGGAAGTTCCGGTGGAAGAAACGACGCGCTGCCTGTTCGACGACGTCGCCGTGTCGTACACACCCTCCGCGCGCGTGCTCATCGCCGCCCGGACCACGGCCACCGAGCATCCGTACCGCACGCCCCGGCTGCTGGGAGTCGCCGAGCCCCATCCGTGCGAACCACCGCTTCCCTGGGCCGGACCCGAACTCGACGCGGTGCGCGGGCTGTTCACCGACCCCGGTCGGACGCTGACCGGGGCCGACGCCACGAAGGAGAACCTGCTTCAGGCGCTTCCGGCCGCGACCCATCTGCACTTCGCCGGGCACGGCTATTACGATTCCGCCGACCCGGTCGCATCCAGTCTGGAACTCGCCGACGGCGACCGCCTCACCCTTCGTGAACTGCTGGACGGCCAGGCCCTCGCCGGCATCCGGCTCGTCGTGGCCTCCGCCTGCCGGACGGCGGTGACCGACATGACGCGCCTGCCCGACGAGGCCATCGGCCTGCCCGCCGGGCTGGTGCAGTCCGGAGCGGCCGGCGTCGTCGGAAGCCTGTGGGAGGTCAACGACCGCTCCACGGCGTTGCTGATCGCCAGGTTCTACGCCTACCACCTGCTCGGCGCGCCGGAACAGCACGAGCCGCCGATGCCGCCCGCGGTGGCACTGGCCCGTGCCCAGTCCTGGCTGCGTGACGCCGACACAGTCGAACTCAACAGGTTCGCCGCGTCCGTGGGTCTGCGCCGGGCTCGCGCCACGTACGCCGAACGGCCTTCCCATTGGGCGGCCTTCGTCCTGGTCGGCGAGGGCTGA